One stretch of Pontiella desulfatans DNA includes these proteins:
- a CDS encoding DUF3472 domain-containing protein — MLCRRKALLYAAGLSTASRVIGGEDVHLKAVYASAVSPVKKIMALYREIEAVEVPPGTYSSISFNGGYVGLASPGRRAKHLNFSIWDTKEKGRVIGEAELVEASTLGKPRNHRFGHEGSGFHSELDYAWKPGVRYKVFVAVAHTGGQTIYTAWFGIAGTKEWKLIARIKRPGIHSLQKSGGFLEHVGKKNPDLTRSTAFNGGWVSDGAAWHRIHKVRFTCKDPTAADAVLRNDQVLIRIGQGLTSAVGSSHVFDVTPCPMPVLPEL; from the coding sequence ATGCTTTGCCGTAGAAAAGCCCTTTTATACGCGGCAGGCCTGTCTACTGCCTCAAGGGTTATAGGCGGGGAAGACGTGCATCTGAAGGCTGTTTATGCATCGGCGGTTTCCCCGGTAAAGAAAATCATGGCATTATACCGTGAGATAGAAGCGGTAGAGGTTCCGCCGGGGACCTATTCCTCGATCAGCTTTAACGGGGGCTATGTCGGGCTGGCCTCGCCGGGACGACGTGCAAAGCATCTTAACTTTTCCATCTGGGATACCAAGGAAAAGGGCAGGGTGATCGGGGAAGCGGAGCTGGTCGAGGCCTCAACGCTCGGAAAGCCGCGGAACCACCGCTTTGGTCATGAAGGCTCCGGATTCCACTCTGAACTGGACTATGCATGGAAACCGGGTGTGCGCTATAAGGTATTTGTCGCGGTGGCTCATACCGGCGGTCAGACGATCTACACCGCCTGGTTTGGTATTGCCGGAACGAAGGAGTGGAAGCTGATTGCCCGGATCAAACGTCCGGGCATTCACAGCCTTCAAAAGTCAGGCGGTTTTCTGGAGCATGTCGGGAAAAAGAATCCTGACTTGACGCGTTCAACCGCCTTTAACGGCGGGTGGGTGTCTGATGGGGCTGCATGGCATCGGATCCATAAAGTGCGTTTTACCTGCAAGGATCCAACTGCTGCTGATGCGGTTCTGCGAAACGATCAGGTCCTGATCCGGATTGGACAGGGGCTCACATCAGCCGTCGGTTCTTCTCATGTATTTGATGTGACGCCCTGCCCTATGCCGGTCTTGCCGGAATTATAA
- a CDS encoding REP-associated tyrosine transposase, whose amino-acid sequence MKPQPRKPRRLENLFHSYDSPIYFITFSTFDRKPILATEPAHQKFQAFAEQARDHGAAFGRYVIMPDHIHVFIRISRQNKLGTTVRLLKRSISAAIENPQPHWQPGFFDHVLRHSESYAEKWNYVLQNPARAKLVEKPEDWPYQGEATPLFF is encoded by the coding sequence ATGAAACCGCAACCCCGAAAACCGCGCAGACTTGAAAACCTGTTTCACTCCTACGATTCGCCCATCTACTTCATTACCTTTTCAACCTTCGACCGGAAACCGATCCTCGCGACAGAACCCGCGCACCAAAAATTTCAGGCTTTCGCTGAACAGGCGCGCGATCACGGTGCGGCTTTCGGTCGCTATGTCATCATGCCCGATCATATTCATGTATTTATCCGGATCAGCCGACAGAACAAACTCGGCACAACGGTCAGACTGCTGAAACGATCTATATCTGCGGCTATTGAAAACCCTCAGCCCCATTGGCAGCCCGGATTTTTCGACCACGTCCTTCGGCATAGTGAAAGTTATGCTGAAAAGTGGAATTATGTTCTTCAAAATCCTGCACGGGCAAAACTTGTGGAAAAACCTGAAGACTGGCCCTATCAGGGAGAAGCAACCCCTCTCTTCTTCTGA
- a CDS encoding sulfatase-like hydrolase/transferase, producing the protein MFKPILSFISLLFITMASAHAAPRPNIILVMADDMGWGDPSYNSTNVVYADGTPHPDQGWIHTPIMDDMAASGLRFDRFYAASAVCSPTRASCLTGRHPSRVGIGGANSGKLGFDETPLSTILSDAGYATGHYGKWHMGTMTTLRNDANRGAVGNTADYSAPWHFDYDVCFATESKVPTYNPYSGGSPLISDFDDSNFYGTRYWRIPDTWNETSGEGDVVLPADVNDAGDGDDSKLLVDQAIPFMQDAVSNNTPFFLVLWFHTPHKPIIDPDGVSGVNSSDAAKDSIEDLDTALGRLRDQLTTLGVRSNTMFWVTSDNGPENGVNSFNETDTVRSIRSGRYRDRKGKLFDGGIIVPGILEWPDVIPSPMSTDIPVVTSDYYPTILDYLELSVPNQKPLDGISLRPIINGTATERTKPIGFKLGNDTAWMNDRYKLVDQDTGWLLFDMENIAPGEEPEQTPLATETNVASQPQEIQDIYNTMLSEYNAWISTVNTDTPYVHASQPTVSLSTPLSSVAAPFNVTATFSKEVTQLNAGEFAVINGTPSNLTGSGTNWTVTITPSAPGTVNVSLPEGSAIDTDGNINAASGTLDVTYINASAPDVVLSTPTNVVTTNFSVTALFTEIVTGLDATDFTISNGAASNLSGGPTNYTVLITPATPGTVTVSLPAGVVQDSESNGNNASNPLNITYDPPIAPTVVLTGPSTASGAYAVSLVFSENVTGLDAADLNVLNGSATNLTGTGDSYSATITPAVPGNVTVSLPAGVVTDLDDALGNAASAPLITSFIPSGSGGHTVDILPPQTAGQTVDSDGLVPGHQSNNLDKFSEPEAPFTATNLFVRGASNSERKVRAFARFDLSSISGMPVERATLSFNGFSLNSSSNNDTDIEVIALASDWSENGVPLPTYTHPVIGSPVNGGSVTTGLVSLVRDYTFDLTDMVRNWTDGTWTNYGLRIQLSNDGMNNGVGIRTEGEGTIALSVSAAPLNTESDLGPGSSDFTLRWNALPGASYSVEATDHLTNAWEVATNLSGSYTGTNSFTFEGDTALYSNRFYRVVYPAAP; encoded by the coding sequence ATGTTTAAACCTATTTTGTCATTCATCAGCCTGCTTTTCATCACAATGGCTTCCGCCCATGCCGCGCCCCGGCCGAATATCATTCTGGTTATGGCGGACGACATGGGATGGGGCGATCCCAGTTATAACAGCACGAATGTGGTTTATGCCGATGGGACCCCGCATCCGGACCAGGGCTGGATTCATACCCCGATCATGGACGATATGGCAGCCAGCGGCCTGCGGTTTGACCGCTTTTATGCCGCCTCGGCCGTATGCTCACCCACCCGGGCCAGCTGCCTGACCGGTCGCCACCCCTCCCGCGTCGGCATCGGCGGGGCCAACAGCGGAAAACTCGGCTTCGATGAAACCCCGCTTTCCACCATTCTATCCGATGCCGGATATGCGACCGGCCATTATGGGAAATGGCACATGGGCACCATGACTACGCTGCGTAACGATGCCAACCGGGGTGCGGTTGGCAATACCGCCGATTACAGCGCTCCGTGGCATTTTGACTATGACGTCTGTTTTGCCACTGAATCGAAGGTGCCCACCTACAATCCTTACAGCGGTGGAAGTCCACTCATTTCCGATTTTGACGATTCCAATTTTTACGGCACGCGTTACTGGCGTATCCCGGACACCTGGAACGAGACCTCCGGCGAAGGTGATGTGGTTCTTCCGGCAGATGTCAATGATGCCGGCGATGGCGACGACTCCAAACTGCTGGTTGATCAGGCCATCCCTTTCATGCAGGACGCCGTCTCCAACAATACACCGTTCTTTCTCGTGCTCTGGTTCCATACGCCGCATAAGCCGATTATCGATCCCGACGGTGTAAGCGGGGTCAACTCCAGCGATGCCGCCAAAGATTCCATTGAGGATCTCGATACCGCATTGGGCCGCTTACGCGATCAACTGACCACACTGGGAGTTCGCAGCAATACCATGTTCTGGGTCACCAGCGATAACGGCCCCGAAAACGGCGTCAATTCGTTCAATGAAACCGACACCGTCCGCTCGATCCGCTCCGGCCGTTACCGCGACCGCAAAGGCAAACTGTTCGACGGCGGGATCATTGTGCCCGGCATCCTGGAATGGCCCGACGTAATTCCCTCGCCGATGTCGACTGATATCCCGGTGGTGACCAGCGATTATTATCCGACGATTCTTGACTATCTGGAACTCAGCGTGCCGAACCAGAAACCGCTCGATGGCATTTCACTCCGTCCGATCATTAACGGCACCGCCACGGAGCGGACCAAACCAATCGGCTTTAAGCTCGGCAATGACACGGCCTGGATGAATGACCGCTACAAGCTGGTGGATCAGGACACCGGATGGTTGCTGTTCGATATGGAAAACATTGCGCCCGGCGAAGAACCGGAACAGACCCCGCTCGCCACGGAAACCAACGTGGCTTCCCAGCCGCAGGAAATACAGGATATCTACAACACCATGTTGTCGGAATACAATGCGTGGATCAGCACCGTCAACACCGACACCCCGTATGTGCACGCCTCCCAGCCGACCGTAAGCCTGAGCACGCCGTTAAGCTCTGTTGCCGCTCCGTTTAACGTGACGGCAACCTTCAGCAAAGAGGTTACCCAGCTGAACGCCGGTGAATTTGCGGTGATCAATGGAACTCCATCAAACCTGACCGGTTCGGGCACTAACTGGACGGTAACGATTACCCCATCCGCACCGGGAACCGTAAACGTGTCACTGCCAGAAGGCAGTGCCATTGATACCGACGGAAACATCAATGCCGCATCCGGAACACTGGATGTGACCTACATCAATGCCTCGGCCCCCGATGTGGTTCTCTCGACCCCAACGAATGTGGTGACCACCAACTTCAGCGTCACCGCCCTCTTCACCGAAATCGTAACCGGGCTCGATGCCACCGACTTTACCATCAGCAATGGCGCGGCCTCTAACCTTTCGGGTGGACCGACCAACTATACGGTGCTGATTACGCCCGCCACACCGGGAACTGTTACCGTTTCCCTACCGGCCGGCGTGGTGCAGGACAGTGAATCCAACGGCAACAATGCATCCAATCCGCTCAATATTACCTATGATCCCCCCATCGCCCCCACGGTTGTTCTGACCGGCCCTTCCACCGCATCCGGAGCATATGCCGTCAGCCTTGTATTCAGCGAAAATGTAACCGGGTTGGATGCCGCCGACCTGAATGTACTCAACGGATCCGCCACCAATCTGACCGGCACTGGTGACAGCTATTCGGCAACCATTACGCCTGCAGTTCCAGGTAATGTTACCGTTTCGCTTCCGGCCGGCGTTGTAACAGATCTCGATGACGCTCTGGGCAATGCGGCCTCCGCCCCGCTCATCACCTCCTTCATCCCATCCGGTTCCGGAGGACATACGGTTGATATTCTGCCTCCACAAACGGCCGGGCAGACCGTCGACAGCGATGGGCTTGTACCCGGACACCAATCAAACAATCTGGATAAATTCAGTGAACCGGAGGCCCCATTCACTGCTACAAACCTGTTTGTTCGCGGAGCCAGTAACTCCGAACGAAAAGTACGGGCCTTTGCCCGCTTTGATCTCTCCAGCATTTCGGGAATGCCCGTTGAGCGGGCCACCCTGAGTTTTAATGGTTTTTCTCTGAACAGCAGTTCCAATAACGATACGGATATCGAAGTTATTGCGCTGGCATCGGATTGGTCGGAGAACGGAGTTCCACTGCCCACCTATACCCATCCTGTTATTGGCTCGCCGGTTAACGGCGGCAGCGTAACCACCGGACTGGTCAGCCTGGTCCGGGATTATACATTCGACCTGACCGATATGGTGCGGAACTGGACGGACGGAACCTGGACCAATTACGGCCTCCGTATTCAGCTTTCCAATGACGGAATGAACAATGGCGTGGGTATCCGAACCGAGGGCGAAGGTACGATTGCGCTTAGCGTAAGCGCAGCGCCATTGAATACGGAATCTGACCTGGGTCCGGGAAGCAGCGATTTCACCCTGCGCTGGAACGCCCTTCCCGGGGCGTCCTACAGCGTTGAAGCAACGGACCACCTCACCAACGCGTGGGAAGTGGCAACCAACCTATCCGGATCCTATACCGGAACCAACAGCTTTACGTTTGAAGGTGATACCGCCCTATACTCAAACCGTTTCTACCGGGTCGTCTATCCGGCAGCGCCGTGA
- a CDS encoding sulfatase family protein: MKNTLIVLSLLGSALFADAAKPNIILMMADDLGYGDTGFNGNTIIQTPHLDQMAKDGIKLTHFYAGNSVCSPTRGTFLTGRHHHRYGIWTANVGHLPKQEITLASMLKEQGYTTGHFGKWHLGTLDKVISSKGAKRKPAENFAPPWQRDYDRSFVTESAVNTWNPGAGNRAKNNPFYENGKALDPDDPTLAGGAARVVVDRAVPFMEQAVKDGKPFLSVVWFHAPHEDIEAGPDYLKMYEEHGEGAHYYGCITELDEQVGRIRAKVEELGISDNTLIFFCSDNGPEGKTPAKRRQGVTSGLRGRKRDLYDGGVRVPALACWPGKLAAGTESDVPLSTLDYFPTLGNLTGYEMPDARPIDGQNIWPILAGEMDQREKAIPFIRGNEVSLVDGEFKLLLPKGELYDLSKDWSEENNVAAAHPERVERMSREIAELLESFKTSHAGADYNDPEFKPVGKWKNVGSKKK; this comes from the coding sequence ATGAAAAACACATTGATTGTTCTTAGTCTGTTAGGTTCGGCCTTGTTTGCGGACGCGGCGAAGCCCAACATCATTCTGATGATGGCCGATGATTTGGGCTACGGCGACACCGGCTTCAACGGCAACACGATCATCCAGACGCCGCATCTCGACCAGATGGCGAAGGATGGAATTAAACTCACTCATTTTTATGCCGGCAATTCGGTCTGTTCGCCGACCCGCGGCACCTTCCTGACGGGACGGCATCATCATCGCTATGGTATTTGGACTGCGAACGTCGGACATCTTCCGAAACAGGAAATTACTTTAGCGAGCATGCTCAAGGAACAAGGTTACACCACGGGACATTTTGGCAAGTGGCATTTGGGCACGCTCGATAAGGTCATTTCCTCTAAAGGGGCCAAGCGCAAGCCCGCGGAAAACTTCGCGCCGCCGTGGCAGCGCGACTACGACCGCTCATTCGTCACCGAATCCGCGGTGAACACCTGGAATCCAGGCGCTGGAAACCGAGCAAAAAACAATCCGTTTTACGAGAACGGGAAGGCACTGGATCCCGATGATCCCACACTGGCTGGCGGCGCCGCCCGCGTGGTGGTGGATCGCGCGGTGCCCTTCATGGAGCAGGCCGTAAAGGACGGCAAGCCCTTCCTGTCCGTGGTCTGGTTCCACGCGCCGCACGAGGACATCGAGGCGGGGCCGGACTATTTGAAAATGTATGAGGAGCATGGAGAAGGCGCGCATTATTATGGATGCATCACCGAACTCGATGAACAGGTCGGCCGTATCCGCGCGAAAGTTGAAGAACTGGGAATTTCGGACAACACCCTGATTTTTTTCTGTTCGGATAACGGCCCGGAGGGTAAGACGCCTGCAAAACGCCGGCAGGGGGTGACCAGCGGGTTGCGCGGTCGCAAACGCGATCTGTACGACGGCGGCGTGCGCGTTCCGGCGCTGGCCTGCTGGCCCGGAAAACTCGCGGCGGGAACCGAGTCTGATGTTCCGTTGTCCACGCTCGATTACTTTCCAACCCTTGGAAACCTTACTGGGTATGAGATGCCGGATGCGCGGCCGATTGACGGGCAGAATATCTGGCCGATCCTTGCGGGCGAAATGGATCAACGTGAAAAAGCGATACCGTTCATTCGCGGCAACGAGGTTTCATTGGTTGATGGAGAGTTCAAGCTTCTGCTGCCCAAGGGCGAGCTCTATGATCTTTCCAAGGATTGGAGCGAAGAAAACAATGTTGCGGCGGCGCACCCCGAACGTGTTGAACGCATGAGCCGCGAAATCGCCGAATTGCTCGAAAGCTTTAAAACCAGCCACGCCGGAGCGGATTACAACGATCCGGAATTCAAACCGGTTGGAAAATGGAAGAACGTAGGGAGTAAAAAGAAATGA
- a CDS encoding sulfatase family protein, whose protein sequence is MKRRNFIGNLAVGAALCSSVAHGAEPKNRPNVILLLTDDQSYRSMGCYGNPQAKTPHLDQLAADGVIFDRAYDTTAICMASRAQVMTGMYEYKTGCNFSHGPLTADKWQKSYPILMRQAGYHTGFVGKFGFAVKPTADGSSNYHHNDDLPIDSFDEWYGWPAQGQYRTADNEYVAQYADKYPHVTRACGAVSQDFIKNAAKSDKPFCLSVSFKASHGPMSPDPFFNDVYADTVWDEPPNYDEAGASLRPQQAKSGRQFMSIKDFRPDKYQETMRKYNQLVYGIDYAVGMIREELERQGVADNTVILFLTDNGYSCGANSMGGKVLPYEEPSRSPMIVYDPRHPVSGKGARVKAVTANIDMAPTVLDVAGIPVPENMDGKSLMPLLDDPKGKVHDSILLINAWGSAPTHSLAVVTEDYKYINWPFNHEMEAAEELFDLSKDRFEMNNLAANPEKQEILNRMQKKYDGSLAVWKQECVEYGNYPLFGQLYDRHIPWEDKLAAMDTRMKRNYLEWNKGKEKKEVSPEKKAAKSASRAQRKAEQEAAAK, encoded by the coding sequence ATGAAAAGACGAAATTTTATCGGAAATCTGGCGGTCGGCGCCGCACTCTGCAGTTCGGTTGCCCATGGGGCGGAACCCAAAAACCGGCCGAATGTGATTCTACTTTTAACGGATGACCAAAGTTACCGCTCCATGGGCTGTTACGGAAATCCGCAGGCGAAAACGCCGCATCTGGATCAACTGGCGGCTGACGGCGTGATTTTTGACCGCGCTTATGACACCACGGCCATCTGCATGGCGAGCCGCGCTCAGGTGATGACCGGCATGTATGAATACAAAACCGGCTGTAATTTCAGTCATGGACCGCTGACCGCGGATAAATGGCAGAAATCCTATCCCATTCTGATGCGTCAGGCCGGCTATCATACCGGCTTTGTCGGCAAATTCGGATTCGCGGTCAAGCCGACGGCCGACGGCAGTTCAAATTATCATCACAACGACGATCTGCCGATTGATTCATTTGATGAATGGTATGGCTGGCCCGCGCAGGGTCAATACCGGACCGCCGATAATGAATATGTTGCGCAATATGCCGATAAGTACCCTCATGTCACCCGTGCCTGCGGCGCGGTTTCACAGGATTTTATTAAGAATGCCGCTAAGAGCGACAAGCCGTTTTGTTTGTCGGTGAGTTTTAAAGCGTCGCATGGTCCGATGTCGCCCGATCCATTTTTCAACGACGTCTACGCCGATACCGTGTGGGACGAGCCGCCGAACTATGATGAGGCGGGAGCATCCCTCCGACCGCAACAGGCAAAGAGTGGCCGGCAGTTTATGAGCATCAAGGATTTCCGCCCGGACAAATATCAGGAAACCATGCGGAAATATAACCAGCTTGTTTACGGCATCGACTATGCCGTCGGTATGATTCGCGAAGAGCTGGAACGTCAGGGAGTGGCCGATAATACGGTCATTCTGTTCCTGACCGATAATGGCTACAGCTGCGGCGCAAACAGCATGGGTGGCAAAGTCCTTCCCTATGAAGAACCGAGCCGTTCGCCGATGATTGTTTATGATCCGCGGCATCCGGTTTCCGGCAAAGGCGCCCGCGTCAAAGCCGTGACCGCGAACATCGATATGGCGCCTACGGTGCTGGATGTAGCCGGCATTCCTGTCCCTGAGAATATGGACGGTAAAAGCCTGATGCCGTTGCTGGATGATCCGAAAGGAAAAGTCCACGACTCGATCCTGCTGATTAATGCCTGGGGTAGTGCGCCGACGCATTCGCTGGCGGTGGTGACCGAGGACTATAAATACATCAACTGGCCGTTCAATCATGAGATGGAGGCCGCTGAAGAGCTGTTTGATCTGTCTAAAGACCGGTTTGAAATGAACAACCTCGCGGCCAATCCTGAAAAACAGGAAATCCTGAACCGTATGCAGAAGAAATACGACGGCTCGCTGGCGGTTTGGAAACAGGAGTGCGTGGAATACGGTAACTATCCACTGTTTGGGCAACTCTACGATCGCCATATCCCTTGGGAGGATAAACTCGCGGCCATGGACACGCGCATGAAGCGCAACTATCTCGAGTGGAACAAAGGGAAAGAAAAGAAAGAAGTCTCCCCCGAAAAAAAGGCCGCCAAATCCGCCTCCCGCGCCCAGCGTAAAGCCGAACAGGAAGCCGCAGCAAAATAA
- a CDS encoding sulfatase family protein, whose amino-acid sequence MKKSALIAAIGLSAAITASAAKPNIIYILADDMGPGDVMAYNKDCKFPTPHLDRMAAEGMKFMDAHSNSSVCTPTRYGILTGRYAWRTFLKTGVEHGHDMHMIHPDRETVASFLKKQGYNTACVGKWHLGMDWTSTDGKEIAQTMPRNVDFSAPMKNCPLDVGFDYFFGIAASLNMDPHAYIDGRLAQGTLEFLEDKEAVKARGFIGAKPGWAAKEFVQSQVLPDFTRKTCDWIRKNADQPFFVYMPLNSPHSPIVPSSAFEGKSGITPHGDFCMETDWAVGEVLNTLDELGVADNTIVIFTADNGTSPGSKFEHAQAKGHYSSWMYRGLKGTTWEGGHRVPFLVRWPEGVKSGAVSDQLICTTDLIATVAELASVELPENVGEDSVSFLPALKGKAIPNIGSRGVVHHSDSGQFSIRRGKWKLLFDNHGGSRRKNPKDKPVINSADLLLFDMQNDVEETTNVAAEHPEVVDGLKRLLAEYVNNGRSTPGVPQTNDPVRGNKKWTQIEVVKEYLN is encoded by the coding sequence ATGAAAAAATCAGCTTTAATCGCCGCGATTGGCTTATCCGCCGCGATAACCGCTAGCGCCGCAAAACCAAACATCATCTATATTCTGGCCGACGACATGGGGCCGGGCGATGTGATGGCCTATAACAAGGATTGTAAGTTCCCGACGCCGCATCTCGACCGTATGGCCGCCGAGGGCATGAAGTTCATGGACGCGCATTCGAATTCGAGCGTTTGCACCCCCACACGATACGGCATCCTGACGGGGCGCTACGCCTGGCGCACGTTTCTGAAAACCGGTGTGGAGCATGGGCATGACATGCACATGATCCATCCGGACCGCGAAACCGTCGCCTCATTTCTTAAGAAGCAGGGATATAATACGGCCTGCGTCGGCAAGTGGCATCTGGGGATGGACTGGACCAGCACCGATGGCAAGGAGATTGCTCAAACCATGCCGCGTAATGTGGATTTTTCTGCGCCCATGAAAAACTGCCCGCTGGATGTCGGGTTCGATTATTTTTTCGGGATTGCGGCGTCGCTCAATATGGACCCGCACGCCTATATCGATGGCAGGCTGGCTCAGGGTACGCTGGAGTTTTTGGAGGATAAGGAAGCGGTCAAAGCGCGAGGTTTTATTGGTGCCAAGCCGGGCTGGGCCGCGAAGGAATTTGTTCAAAGCCAGGTGCTGCCCGACTTTACGCGTAAAACCTGCGATTGGATTCGTAAAAATGCCGATCAGCCGTTTTTTGTCTACATGCCGCTTAACTCGCCGCATTCGCCGATTGTTCCGAGTTCCGCATTTGAAGGAAAGAGCGGGATTACCCCGCATGGTGATTTCTGTATGGAAACCGACTGGGCGGTGGGCGAAGTGCTGAATACCCTCGACGAGCTGGGCGTGGCGGATAATACGATCGTGATCTTTACAGCCGATAACGGGACGTCGCCTGGATCAAAATTCGAGCACGCGCAGGCAAAAGGCCATTACTCGAGCTGGATGTATCGCGGTCTTAAAGGGACGACCTGGGAGGGCGGGCACCGCGTTCCGTTCCTCGTCCGTTGGCCGGAGGGCGTGAAATCCGGAGCGGTTTCCGATCAACTGATTTGCACCACGGATCTGATAGCGACCGTTGCCGAGCTTGCGAGCGTGGAGCTTCCGGAAAACGTTGGCGAGGACAGCGTGAGTTTTCTGCCGGCGCTGAAAGGAAAGGCCATTCCAAACATTGGAAGTCGTGGTGTCGTGCACCATTCCGATTCGGGGCAGTTTTCCATCCGGCGCGGTAAGTGGAAACTTTTGTTCGATAATCACGGTGGTTCACGTCGAAAGAATCCGAAGGATAAACCCGTAATTAATTCCGCCGATCTTTTGCTGTTCGATATGCAAAACGACGTGGAAGAAACCACGAATGTGGCCGCAGAGCATCCGGAAGTGGTCGATGGACTGAAACGGTTGCTGGCGGAATATGTTAACAACGGGCGCAGCACGCCCGGCGTGCCACAAACGAACGATCCCGTCCGCGGCAATAAAAAGTGGACACAGATCGAGGTGGTTAAGGAATATTTGAACTGA
- a CDS encoding alpha-L-fucosidase, whose product MKSIITGLLLGTTVCVASAAFEGSWESLSQQDIPEWMQDAKFGVYTHWSVFSVPAMGGPDYIKNLYSGPDKDVKGIYSHHVEKYGTLDQFGYKDFVPMFTAEKFNADEWVGLMHEAGARFGGILLVHHDGFCLWDSEFTQWNSMDKGPKRDIYGEIATAVGKYDDMKLLATFHHERTFGYSTGFLSKSKTPMEEKKTWDVYDPAYNDFYWNEEVGASGEKFAADWENKIKEVVDKYQPDCIWFDGIDTKKGVLPEQMVLDTFAYYYNESIKRGQEPIICNKHAGDFNFPEEFGMRCFENAREMPYDVGPWFLSDRAIAYPWSYVENKKYKDGPDYHTRSLIDLVSRGGVFLLSLTPKGDGSIPPEEVAIMKGMGRWLKVNSEAIHATRPWKVYAEGTADMSDRKKSKSGKDMPVWNYRLPWTAQDIRFTQSKDGKTVYAISLNWPEDGKVVVKNLKAGSEYYPEEIKSVSMVGSDEKLKWTRTEEGLEVTFPQEKPCEWAFALKIQ is encoded by the coding sequence ATGAAGTCAATCATCACAGGTTTACTGCTGGGAACAACCGTTTGTGTTGCGTCAGCCGCATTTGAAGGAAGCTGGGAGTCGCTGTCGCAGCAGGATATTCCGGAATGGATGCAGGATGCCAAGTTCGGCGTATATACGCACTGGAGCGTCTTTTCGGTGCCGGCCATGGGCGGGCCGGATTATATTAAGAATCTCTACAGTGGCCCGGATAAGGATGTGAAGGGCATCTATTCCCACCATGTTGAAAAATATGGCACGCTGGATCAATTCGGGTACAAGGATTTTGTGCCCATGTTCACGGCGGAAAAGTTCAATGCCGATGAGTGGGTGGGGCTGATGCACGAGGCCGGCGCAAGGTTCGGTGGCATTCTCTTGGTACACCATGACGGTTTCTGCCTGTGGGATTCGGAGTTCACGCAGTGGAATTCGATGGATAAAGGGCCTAAACGGGACATCTATGGCGAGATTGCTACCGCGGTCGGAAAATATGACGACATGAAGTTGCTGGCGACCTTCCATCACGAGCGCACCTTTGGCTATTCCACCGGATTCTTGTCCAAATCCAAAACCCCGATGGAAGAGAAGAAAACGTGGGACGTCTACGATCCGGCCTATAACGATTTTTACTGGAATGAAGAAGTCGGCGCATCCGGTGAAAAATTTGCGGCGGATTGGGAAAATAAGATCAAGGAAGTGGTCGATAAGTATCAGCCGGACTGCATCTGGTTTGATGGCATCGATACTAAGAAGGGCGTGCTCCCCGAACAGATGGTGCTCGATACCTTTGCCTACTACTACAACGAATCCATTAAGCGCGGCCAGGAACCGATTATCTGTAACAAACATGCTGGCGACTTTAACTTTCCGGAGGAGTTTGGCATGCGCTGCTTTGAAAATGCGCGCGAAATGCCCTACGACGTCGGACCGTGGTTCCTCAGCGACCGCGCCATCGCGTATCCCTGGAGCTATGTTGAAAACAAAAAGTATAAAGATGGTCCAGACTACCACACCCGCAGCCTGATCGACCTCGTTTCCCGCGGCGGCGTTTTCCTGCTTTCGCTCACCCCGAAAGGCGATGGCTCCATCCCACCGGAAGAAGTGGCCATCATGAAAGGCATGGGCCGCTGGTTGAAAGTCAATTCCGAGGCGATTCATGCCACCCGTCCATGGAAGGTATATGCCGAAGGTACAGCCGACATGAGCGACAGAAAGAAAAGTAAGTCCGGGAAGGATATGCCGGTGTGGAACTACCGTCTGCCCTGGACTGCGCAGGACATCCGTTTTACGCAGTCCAAGGATGGCAAGACGGTGTATGCTATTTCGCTCAACTGGCCGGAAGACGGCAAGGTGGTGGTCAAAAACCTGAAAGCCGGTTCGGAGTACTATCCGGAGGAAATCAAATCCGTTTCCATGGTCGGTTCCGATGAAAAACTGAAGTGGACCCGCACGGAGGAAGGGTTGGAAGTGACCTTCCCGCAGGAGAAACCGTGCGAATGGGCTTTTGCTTTGAAGATTCAATAA